One genomic region from Eublepharis macularius isolate TG4126 chromosome 18, MPM_Emac_v1.0, whole genome shotgun sequence encodes:
- the LINGO1 gene encoding leucine-rich repeat and immunoglobulin-like domain-containing nogo receptor-interacting protein 1: MPVKDRMVAGELSMYSPILACWQPILILMLGSILSGSATGCPPRCDCSAQERSVLCHRKRFLMVPEGIPTETKLLDLGKNRIKTLNQDEFANFPHLEELELNENIIAAIEPGAFNNLFNLRTLGLRSNRLKLIPLGVFTGLSNLTKLDISENKIVILLDYMFQDLYNLKSLEVGDNDLVYISHRAFSGLNSLEQLTLEKCNLTSIPTEALSHLHSLIVLQLRHLNINAIRDYSFKRLYRLKVLEISHWPYLDTMTSNCLYGLNLTSLSITYCNLTSIPYVSLRHLVYLRFLNLSYNPITTIEGSMLHDLLRLQEIQLVGGQLAVVEPYAFRGLNYLRILNVSGNLLNTLEESAFHSVGNLETLIIDNNPLACDCRLLWIFRRRWRLNFNKRQPTCATPEFVQGKEFKDFSEALLPNYFICRRSRIRDRKPQQIFVDEGHTVKFICHADGDPPPTIMWLSPRKHLISTKTNGRLTVFPDGTLEVRYAQIQDNGTYLCIASNAGGNDTMLAHLHVRSYSPDWPHQPNKTFAFISNQPNESDANSTRATVPFPFDIKTLIIATTMGFISFLGVVLFCLVLLFLWSRGKGNTKHNIEIEYVPRKSDAGISSAADAPRKFNMKMI; this comes from the coding sequence GTGAAAGATAGGATGGTGGCGGGTGAGTTGAGCATGTATAGCCCAATCCTGGCCTGCTGGCAGCCGATTCTCATCTTGATGTTGGGCTCCATCCTCTCCGGCTCTGCCACGGGCTGCCCGCCCCGCTGCGACTGCTCCGCTCAGGAACGCTCTGTGCTCTGCCACCGGAAGCGGTTCTTGATGGTTCCCGAAGGTATCCCCACGGAGACAAAACTTTTGGATCTGGGAAAGAACCGCATCAAGACTCTCAACCAAGATGAGTTTGCCAATTTTCCTCACTTGGAGGAGCTGGAGTTAAACGAGAACATTATTGCCGCCATCGAGCCAGGGGCTTTCAATAACCTCTTCAACCTCAGGACTCTGGGTCTCAGGAGCAATCGGCTCAAGCTTATCCCCCTCGGGGTGTTCACCGGACTCAGCAATCTTACCAAGTTGGACATTAGCGAGAACAAAATTGTGATTCTCCTAGATTATATGTTCCAGGATTTGTACAACCTCAAGTCTTTGGAGGTTGGGGACAATGACTTGGTCTATATCTCCCACCGGGCCTTTAGTGGCCTCAACAGCTTAGAACAGCTGACTTTGGAAAAATGCAACTTGACGTCGATCCCCACGGAGGCGCTCTCTCATTTGCACAGCCTGATCGTGCTGCAGCTGCGCCACCTGAACATCAATGCCATCAGGGATTACTCATTTAAGAGGCTGTACAGACTCAAAGTCCTTGAGATCTCACACTGGCCGTATCTAGACACCATGACGTCCAACTGCCTGTACGGGCTTAACTTGACGTCCTTGTCCATCACCTACTGCAACCTGACTTCCATTCCTTATGTCTCCTTGCGGCATTTGGTTTATCTCAGGTTCCTGAATCTGTCATACAACCCCATCACCACTATCGAAGGCTCCATGCTTCATGACTTACTCAGGCTTCAGGAGATACAACTAGTTGGCGGGCAGCTTGCCGTGGTGGAACCGTACGCTTTCCGGGGCCTCAACTATTTGCGCATCTTGAATGTTTCGGGGAACCTTCTGAACACCTTGGAAGAGTCGGCATTCCACTCTGTCGGGAACCTGGAAACGCTCATCATCGATAACAACCCTTTGGCTTGTGACTGCCGGCTCCTTTGGATTTTCCGACGGCGCTGGAGGCTAAATTTTAACAAACGGCAGCCCACCTGTGCCACTCCTGAATTTGTCCAGGGGAAGGAGTTCAAGGATTTCTCTGAGGCCCTTCTACCCAACTACTTCATCTGCCGCCGATCCAGGATACGGGACCGCAAACCCCAACAGATCTTTGTGGACGAGGGTCACACGGTGAAGTTCATCTGCCACGCAGATGGGGATCCACCGCCCACCATCATGTGGCTCTCTCCAAGGAAGCACCTCATCTCTACCAAAACCAATGGGCGGCTCACCGTCTTCCCTGATGGCACACTGGAGGTGCGCTATGCCCAAATCCAGGACAATGGCACCTACCTATGCATTGCCAGCAATGCCGGCGGCAATGACACCATGCTGGCACACTTGCACGTCCGCAGCTACTCCCCAGACTGGCCCCATCAGCCCAATAAGACCTTTGCTTTCATCTCCAACCAGCCCAACGAGAGTGATGCCAACAGCACGCGCGCCACCGTGCCTTTCCCCTTTGACATCAAGACCCTCATCATCGCCACCACCATGGGCTTCATCTCCTTCCTCGGGGTCGTGCTGTTCTGCCTcgtgctcctcttcctctggAGCAGGGGCAAAGGCAACACTAAACACAACATTGAGATCGAATATGTCCCGCGCAAATCTGACGCGGGCATCAGTTCTGCCGCTGATGCGCCGCGCAAGTTCAACATGAAAATgatctga